A genomic region of Streptomyces rimosus contains the following coding sequences:
- a CDS encoding solute symporter family protein, whose product MSPTERITTGARQLADGAGQLAASDAGEHRALIITLFAVFVAATLGITVWAGRQTRGAEDFYAGGRQFSGFQNGLAISGDYMSAASFLGIAGAIALFGYDGFLYSIGFLVAWLVALLLVAEPLRNSGRFTMGDVLAYRMRQRPVRTAAGVSTIIVSIFYLLAQMAGAGALVTLLLGITSEAGKILVVVLVGIVMILYVTIGGMKGTTWVQMVKAVLLIAGTLLITFLVMLKFNFNISTLLGRAAEQSGKGAAFLEPGLKYGVTATSKIDFISLGIALVLGTAGLPHILIRFYTVPTAKAARKSVNWAIGIIGVFYLMTIALGFGAAALIKPATIIASNKAGNTAAPLLAQEIGGGADSTGGAILLAVISAVAFATILAVVAGLTLASSSSFAHDLYVNVFRKGKATEKEEVAAARWATVGIGAVAIVLGVFARGLNVAGLVALAFAVAASANLPTILYSLFWKRFTTQGALWSIYGGLASSVLLVLFSPVVSGKPTSMFPGADFHFFPLENPGLISIPLGFLLGWLGSLLSKEEPDVKKYAELEVRSLTGTGAH is encoded by the coding sequence ATGAGCCCGACCGAACGGATCACCACCGGCGCGCGGCAGCTCGCCGACGGCGCGGGACAGCTCGCCGCGAGCGACGCCGGCGAGCACCGGGCCCTGATCATCACCCTGTTCGCGGTCTTCGTCGCCGCGACCCTGGGCATCACCGTCTGGGCCGGCCGGCAGACCCGGGGCGCCGAGGACTTCTACGCGGGCGGCCGCCAGTTCAGCGGCTTCCAGAACGGCCTGGCGATCTCCGGCGACTACATGTCCGCCGCGTCCTTCCTGGGCATCGCCGGCGCCATCGCCCTCTTCGGGTACGACGGTTTCCTGTACTCCATCGGCTTCCTCGTCGCCTGGCTCGTGGCCCTCCTGCTGGTGGCCGAACCGCTGCGCAACTCGGGGCGGTTCACGATGGGCGACGTGCTCGCGTACCGGATGCGCCAGCGCCCGGTGCGCACCGCCGCCGGCGTCTCCACGATCATCGTCTCGATCTTCTATCTGCTCGCCCAGATGGCGGGCGCGGGCGCCCTGGTCACCCTGCTGCTCGGGATCACCAGCGAGGCCGGCAAGATCCTGGTCGTCGTCCTGGTCGGCATCGTGATGATCCTCTACGTGACCATCGGCGGCATGAAGGGCACCACCTGGGTCCAGATGGTCAAGGCCGTCCTGCTGATCGCGGGCACCCTGCTCATCACGTTCCTGGTGATGCTCAAGTTCAACTTCAACATCTCCACCCTGCTGGGCAGGGCCGCCGAACAGAGCGGCAAGGGCGCGGCCTTCCTGGAGCCCGGTCTGAAGTACGGCGTGACCGCCACCTCGAAGATCGACTTCATCTCGCTGGGCATCGCGCTGGTGTTGGGCACCGCGGGCCTGCCGCACATCCTCATCCGCTTCTACACCGTGCCCACGGCCAAGGCCGCCCGTAAGTCCGTGAACTGGGCGATCGGCATCATCGGCGTCTTCTACCTGATGACCATCGCGCTCGGCTTCGGCGCCGCCGCCCTGATAAAGCCCGCCACGATCATCGCGTCCAACAAGGCGGGCAACACCGCGGCACCGCTGCTCGCCCAGGAGATCGGCGGCGGCGCCGACTCCACCGGCGGCGCGATCCTGCTCGCGGTGATCTCCGCGGTGGCCTTCGCGACCATCCTCGCGGTCGTCGCCGGGCTCACCCTCGCCTCGTCCTCGTCCTTCGCGCACGACCTGTACGTGAACGTCTTCCGCAAGGGCAAGGCCACCGAGAAGGAGGAGGTGGCCGCGGCCCGCTGGGCGACCGTGGGCATCGGCGCCGTCGCCATCGTCCTCGGCGTCTTCGCCCGCGGCCTGAACGTCGCGGGCCTGGTCGCCCTCGCCTTCGCCGTCGCGGCCTCCGCCAACCTGCCGACGATCCTCTACAGCCTGTTCTGGAAGCGGTTCACCACCCAGGGCGCGCTGTGGTCCATCTACGGCGGCCTGGCCTCCTCCGTCCTGCTCGTGCTCTTCTCCCCGGTCGTCTCCGGCAAGCCGACCTCGATGTTCCCCGGCGCGGACTTCCACTTCTTCCCGCTGGAGAACCCGGGCCTGATCTCCATCCCGCTGGGCTTCCTGCTGGGCTGGCTGGGCTCGCTGCTGTCCAAGGAGGAGCCGGACGTGAAGAAGTACGCCGAACTGGAGGTCCGCTCGCTGACCGGCACCGGGGCGCACTGA
- the tyrS gene encoding tyrosine--tRNA ligase, translating to MTRLGESVARASSLLSADLSADSTVAELLQETGARRYLDLTDLPAKEQAELIASRTVEVLPGVNQLAERIEERRAAGKGLHIKLGIDPTATDVHLGHAVPLIILSRFQRLGHDVTLIIGDFTAKIGDPSGRTAERPPLTDEDIAANLASYRDQVRPFFDFEKVSFRQNSEWLAPYTFPELLGLLSQVPVSQLLQREDFRNRLAAGSGLTMTELLYPIAQGLDSVALECDVELGGADQLLNLQMGRKLMELRGQRPQLVVTMPLIEGTDGTGAKMSKSKGNYVGLSAPADDVFGKIMSVPDRLMEPYLKAWTEWTDEEIAVVLARVADKSLHPMDLKKVLAGEVVTALYGLEAAMAARAGFVAQFSKKSFADVSTLPVVDVAEHGAETVATVLTKVLEFTPSASAARRLAKQNALRLVVEAPEGQQTLVLAESEAIRPLGEVLAEKLAGVSGTAYLKAGRKLAQLEGR from the coding sequence ATGACACGCCTCGGCGAATCCGTCGCCCGCGCCAGCTCGCTGCTCTCCGCAGATCTCTCCGCCGACTCCACCGTCGCGGAGCTGCTCCAGGAGACGGGTGCGCGGCGCTATCTGGACCTGACGGACCTGCCCGCCAAGGAGCAGGCCGAGCTGATCGCCTCCCGTACCGTCGAGGTGCTGCCGGGCGTGAACCAGCTGGCCGAGCGGATCGAGGAGCGCCGGGCGGCGGGCAAGGGCCTGCACATCAAGCTGGGCATCGACCCGACCGCCACCGACGTCCACCTCGGGCACGCGGTGCCGCTGATCATCCTGAGCCGGTTCCAGCGGCTCGGGCACGACGTGACGCTGATCATCGGCGACTTCACCGCCAAGATCGGCGACCCGTCGGGCCGTACGGCCGAGCGCCCGCCGCTGACCGACGAGGACATCGCCGCCAACCTGGCCAGCTACCGCGACCAGGTCCGGCCGTTCTTCGACTTCGAGAAGGTCAGCTTCCGCCAGAACAGCGAGTGGCTGGCCCCGTACACCTTCCCCGAGCTGCTGGGGCTGCTCTCCCAGGTGCCGGTCTCGCAGCTGCTCCAGCGTGAGGACTTCCGCAACCGGCTCGCCGCGGGCTCCGGCCTGACGATGACCGAGCTGCTGTACCCGATCGCGCAGGGCCTGGACTCGGTGGCGCTGGAGTGCGACGTGGAGCTGGGCGGCGCCGACCAGCTGCTCAACCTCCAGATGGGCCGCAAGCTGATGGAGCTGCGCGGGCAGCGGCCGCAGCTGGTCGTCACCATGCCGCTGATCGAGGGCACGGACGGCACCGGCGCCAAGATGTCCAAGTCCAAGGGCAACTACGTGGGGCTCAGCGCGCCCGCCGACGATGTCTTCGGCAAGATCATGTCGGTGCCGGACCGGCTGATGGAGCCGTACCTGAAGGCATGGACGGAGTGGACCGACGAGGAGATCGCGGTCGTCCTGGCCCGGGTCGCGGACAAGAGCTTGCACCCGATGGACCTGAAGAAGGTCCTGGCGGGCGAGGTCGTGACGGCGCTGTACGGGCTGGAGGCGGCGATGGCCGCGCGCGCCGGGTTCGTGGCGCAGTTCTCCAAGAAGTCCTTCGCCGACGTAAGCACGCTGCCGGTGGTGGACGTCGCCGAGCACGGCGCGGAGACGGTGGCCACGGTCCTGACCAAGGTCCTGGAGTTCACGCCGAGCGCCTCGGCGGCCCGGCGGCTGGCCAAGCAGAACGCGCTGCGCCTGGTCGTGGAGGCCCCGGAGGGGCAGCAGACGCTGGTGCTGGCCGAGTCCGAGGCGATCCGGCCGCTGGGCGAGGTGCTGGCCGAGAAGCTGGCCGGGGTGTCCGGTACGGCGTACCTGAAGGCGGGCCGCAAGCTGGCTCAGCTCGAAGGCCGCTGA
- a CDS encoding TldD/PmbA family protein: MPVTPRSIDETFLALPLRALADAALARARALGAEHADFRLERLRSASWRLRDARPSEASDTTDLGYAVRVVHNGAWGFASGVDLTMDAAARVAGQAVAMAKLSAKVSEAAGSTERVELADEPAYPDRTWISSYEINPFDVPDADKTGLLAEWSARLLAAPGVAHADAALMTVQENKFYADTAGTSTTQQRIRLHPQLTAVAVDPMSGEFDSMRTLAPPVGRGWEYLTGDHWNWDAELAEIPAHLAEKLRAPSVTPGRYDLVVDPSNLWLTIHESIGHATELDRALGYEAAYAGTSFATYDQLGTLAYGSEIMNVTGDRTAEHGLATIGWDDEGVAAQSWNLIQNGTLVGYQLDRRMAKLTGSPRSNGCAFADSPAHVPVQRMANVSLQPAPQGPSTEELISGVERGVYVVGDRSWSIDMQRYNFQFTAQRFFRIENGRLAGQLRDVAYQATTTDFWGSMAAVGGPDTYVLGGAFNCGKAQPGQIAAVSHGCPAALFTDVSILNTAQEAGR, translated from the coding sequence TTGCCTGTCACACCTCGTTCGATCGACGAGACGTTCCTCGCGCTGCCCCTGCGCGCGCTGGCCGACGCCGCGCTGGCGCGGGCCCGCGCGCTCGGCGCCGAGCACGCGGACTTCCGCCTGGAGCGGCTGCGCAGCGCGTCCTGGCGCCTGCGGGACGCCCGCCCTTCGGAGGCTTCCGACACCACCGACCTGGGCTACGCGGTGCGCGTGGTGCACAACGGCGCCTGGGGATTCGCCTCCGGTGTGGACCTCACGATGGACGCCGCGGCGCGTGTCGCCGGCCAGGCGGTGGCCATGGCGAAGCTCTCCGCCAAGGTGTCCGAGGCGGCCGGCTCCACCGAGCGTGTGGAGCTGGCGGACGAACCGGCCTACCCGGACCGCACCTGGATCTCCTCCTACGAGATCAACCCGTTCGACGTACCGGACGCCGACAAGACCGGCCTGCTGGCCGAGTGGAGCGCGCGGCTGCTGGCCGCACCGGGCGTGGCGCACGCGGACGCCGCACTGATGACCGTCCAGGAGAACAAGTTCTACGCCGACACGGCGGGCACCAGCACCACCCAGCAACGCATACGCCTCCACCCCCAGCTGACCGCGGTCGCCGTGGACCCGATGAGCGGCGAGTTCGACTCCATGCGCACACTCGCCCCGCCGGTGGGCCGAGGCTGGGAGTACCTCACCGGCGACCACTGGAACTGGGACGCGGAACTGGCGGAGATCCCGGCCCACCTCGCCGAGAAACTCCGCGCCCCCAGCGTCACCCCCGGCCGCTACGACCTGGTCGTGGACCCCTCCAACCTCTGGCTGACCATCCACGAGTCGATCGGCCACGCCACCGAACTGGACCGCGCCCTGGGCTACGAGGCCGCCTACGCGGGCACCTCCTTCGCCACCTACGACCAACTCGGCACACTCGCCTACGGCTCCGAAATCATGAACGTCACCGGCGACCGCACCGCCGAACACGGCCTGGCCACAATCGGCTGGGACGACGAGGGCGTAGCAGCCCAATCCTGGAACCTCATCCAGAACGGCACCCTGGTCGGCTACCAACTCGACCGCCGCATGGCCAAACTCACCGGCTCCCCCCGCTCCAACGGCTGCGCCTTCGCCGACTCCCCCGCACACGTCCCCGTCCAGCGGATGGCGAATGTGTCACTGCAACCCGCGCCACAGGGGCCGAGCACGGAGGAGCTGATTTCCGGGGTGGAGAGGGGGGTTTATGTGGTGGGGGATCGGTCTTGGTCCATTGATATGCAGCGGTACAACTTTCAGTTCACCGCCCAACGCTTCTTCCGTATCGAGAACGGCCGGCTCGCCGGACAACTCCGCGACGTCGCCTACCAAGCCACCACCACCGACTTCTGGGGATCGATGGCCGCGGTCGGTGGGCCGGATACGTACGTTCTGGGTGGGGCCTTCAATTGTGGGAAGGCGCAGCCGGGGCAGATCGCGGCCGTTTCGCACGGGTGTCCGGCGGCGCTGTTCACCGATGTCAGCATTCTGAATACGGCACAGGAGGCGGGTCGATGA
- a CDS encoding DUF3099 domain-containing protein has product MRKQTGAQPFRITGARRGLTEDVRGRQRRYVISMSVRTVAVVLTAVLWNIERHVAIATLVLGVVLPYVAVVIANAGRENVRSLPSTFIPAPTRPMLGPGSTDGPAEPVPEAAGPDADGPRRERS; this is encoded by the coding sequence ATGCGGAAGCAGACCGGCGCCCAGCCCTTCCGGATCACGGGAGCGCGACGGGGCCTGACCGAGGATGTGCGGGGCCGGCAGCGCCGGTATGTGATCTCGATGTCGGTGCGGACCGTGGCCGTGGTGCTCACGGCCGTGCTCTGGAACATCGAGCGTCACGTGGCCATCGCCACCCTGGTGCTGGGGGTGGTCCTGCCGTATGTCGCGGTGGTCATCGCCAACGCCGGGCGGGAGAACGTACGTTCACTGCCGTCCACCTTCATACCGGCGCCCACCCGGCCGATGCTGGGTCCCGGGAGCACCGATGGCCCGGCGGAACCCGTCCCGGAAGCGGCCGGACCGGATGCGGACGGCCCGCGGCGGGAGCGGAGTTGA
- a CDS encoding metallopeptidase TldD-related protein, whose translation MSRSARAGAPHEIVERALELSRADGCVVIASERSSANLRWAGNALTTNGVTRGRSLTVIATVDGAQGTASGVVSRSAVTVADLEPLVREAEAAARAAGPAEDAGPLVSGAAPSPDFTDAPAETSSAVFDSFAPALGESFKRARDGGRELYGFAFHEVVSSYLGSSTGLRLRHDQPTGTLELNAKSPDRTRSAWAGLSTRDFRDTDPLAMDAELATRLGWAERRVELPAGRYETLLPPTAVADLLVYQQWSAVARDAAEGRTVFSRPGGGTLVGSKIAGLPLTLRSDPGAPGLECAPFVLAHASGDDASVFDNGLPLEPTDWIRDGELRRLVTTRYGAGLTGLPVAPGIDNLILDGGGARSLEEMVAGTERGLLLTCLWYIREVDPATLLLTGLTRDGVYLVENGEVTGEVNNFRFNESPVDLLARAAEAGRTERTLPREWSDYFTRAAMPALRIPDFNMSSVSPGV comes from the coding sequence ATGAGCCGTTCCGCGCGGGCGGGTGCGCCCCACGAGATTGTCGAGCGGGCCCTTGAATTGTCCCGGGCCGACGGGTGTGTGGTCATCGCGAGCGAGCGGTCCAGTGCCAATCTGCGGTGGGCCGGTAATGCGCTGACCACCAATGGGGTCACTCGCGGGCGGTCGCTGACGGTGATCGCGACGGTGGACGGTGCGCAGGGCACGGCGTCGGGTGTGGTGTCCCGGTCGGCGGTGACCGTGGCCGATCTGGAGCCGCTGGTGCGGGAGGCGGAGGCGGCAGCGCGGGCGGCGGGGCCCGCCGAGGATGCGGGGCCGCTGGTTTCCGGGGCCGCGCCGTCGCCGGACTTCACCGATGCCCCGGCCGAGACTTCTTCCGCGGTGTTCGACTCCTTCGCGCCCGCGCTGGGTGAATCGTTCAAGCGGGCCAGGGACGGCGGGCGTGAGCTGTACGGGTTCGCGTTTCACGAGGTGGTCTCGTCCTACCTCGGGTCTTCCACGGGGCTGCGGCTGCGGCACGACCAGCCCACCGGGACGCTGGAGCTGAACGCCAAGTCCCCGGACCGCACCCGGTCCGCGTGGGCGGGGCTGTCCACCCGGGACTTCCGCGACACGGACCCGCTGGCCATGGACGCGGAGCTGGCCACCCGGCTCGGCTGGGCCGAGCGGCGCGTCGAGCTGCCGGCCGGGCGGTACGAGACGCTGCTGCCGCCGACGGCCGTCGCCGACCTGCTCGTGTACCAGCAGTGGTCGGCGGTGGCCCGGGACGCCGCCGAGGGCCGTACGGTCTTCTCCCGGCCCGGCGGCGGCACCCTCGTCGGCAGCAAGATCGCCGGGCTGCCGCTGACGCTGCGCAGCGACCCGGGCGCCCCGGGCCTGGAGTGCGCGCCGTTCGTCCTGGCCCATGCATCCGGCGACGACGCCTCCGTGTTCGACAACGGGCTGCCGCTGGAGCCGACCGACTGGATACGCGACGGCGAGCTGCGGCGGCTGGTGACCACCCGGTACGGCGCCGGGCTGACCGGGCTGCCGGTGGCGCCGGGCATCGACAACCTGATCCTGGACGGCGGCGGCGCCCGGTCGCTGGAGGAGATGGTGGCGGGCACCGAGCGGGGGCTGCTGCTGACCTGCCTGTGGTACATCCGCGAGGTGGACCCGGCGACACTGCTGCTCACGGGGCTGACCAGGGACGGCGTCTATCTGGTCGAGAACGGTGAGGTGACCGGCGAGGTGAACAACTTCCGGTTCAACGAGTCGCCGGTGGACCTGCTGGCGCGGGCCGCGGAGGCGGGCCGTACGGAGCGCACGCTGCCGCGGGAATGGAGCGACTACTTCACCCGCGCCGCGATGCCGGCCCTGCGGATTCCGGACTTCAACATGAGTTCGGTGAGCCCCGGGGTGTGA
- a CDS encoding S8 family peptidase, whose amino-acid sequence MAHPRSRRVRALAVPLGLALTASLGFLPGAATAAPQAAAPAAAVKTDGPLLSYVVNATPGQASVKRVTKAISEAGGKVIIAHEKIGVIVVHSANPLFAATIRKTPGVQSAGATRTAPLKASGTTDVGKPQKVERLTADKAAKAARVANAAGDDKEPLEPLQWDIPAIKADQAAKIDEGSKKVTVAVIDTGVDDTHPDLKANFAPKQSANCVGGVADTSPGAWRPYDPAEDYHGTHVAGTIAAARNGVGVAGVAPGVKISAIKVSEPKTSLFYAENVVCAFVFAADHGAKVTNNSYYVDPWMFNCKDDLDQGAIVDAVGRAAKYAEGKGVVNVAAAGNSNMDLAAAQLTDTSSPNDSTPVTRTIDPKKCWDVPTQLPGTVTVASTGVKGLKSYFSNYGNGVIDVAAPGGDSRQVPELPAKNGGILSTMPGGDYGYLQGTSMASPHVAGVVALLKSTHPKSSPQEIQWLLKMQADNPGCPTADKTCTGTQHVNGHYGYGIVDALDAVQD is encoded by the coding sequence ATGGCGCATCCCCGATCCAGACGGGTGCGGGCGCTGGCCGTACCGCTCGGACTGGCTCTGACGGCATCCCTCGGCTTCCTGCCGGGCGCGGCCACCGCCGCCCCGCAGGCCGCGGCCCCGGCGGCCGCCGTCAAGACCGACGGCCCGCTGCTGTCGTACGTCGTGAACGCCACCCCGGGCCAGGCCTCGGTCAAGCGCGTCACGAAGGCGATATCCGAGGCCGGCGGGAAGGTGATCATCGCCCACGAGAAGATAGGCGTGATCGTCGTCCACTCGGCCAACCCGCTGTTCGCCGCGACCATACGCAAGACGCCCGGCGTGCAGTCCGCCGGTGCCACCCGTACGGCACCGCTGAAGGCGTCCGGCACCACGGACGTCGGCAAACCCCAGAAGGTCGAGCGGCTGACCGCCGACAAGGCGGCCAAGGCGGCCCGTGTGGCCAACGCCGCGGGCGACGACAAGGAGCCGCTGGAGCCGCTCCAGTGGGACATCCCCGCGATCAAGGCCGACCAGGCCGCGAAGATCGACGAGGGCAGCAAGAAGGTCACCGTCGCCGTCATCGACACCGGTGTGGACGACACCCACCCGGACCTGAAGGCCAACTTCGCCCCGAAGCAGTCGGCGAACTGCGTGGGCGGCGTGGCGGACACCTCCCCCGGCGCCTGGCGTCCGTACGACCCGGCCGAGGACTACCACGGCACGCACGTCGCGGGCACCATCGCCGCCGCGCGCAACGGTGTCGGCGTGGCCGGTGTGGCCCCGGGCGTCAAGATCTCCGCGATCAAGGTCAGCGAGCCCAAGACGAGCCTGTTCTACGCCGAGAACGTGGTGTGCGCGTTCGTCTTCGCGGCCGACCACGGCGCGAAGGTCACGAACAACAGCTACTACGTCGACCCGTGGATGTTCAACTGCAAGGACGACCTGGACCAGGGCGCCATCGTGGACGCCGTCGGCCGGGCCGCCAAGTACGCCGAGGGCAAGGGCGTGGTGAACGTCGCCGCGGCCGGCAACTCCAACATGGACCTGGCGGCGGCGCAGCTGACCGACACCTCCAGCCCGAACGACTCCACGCCGGTGACGCGCACCATCGACCCGAAGAAGTGCTGGGACGTCCCGACCCAGCTGCCGGGCACCGTCACGGTGGCCTCGACGGGCGTGAAGGGCCTGAAGTCGTACTTCTCGAACTACGGCAACGGCGTGATCGACGTGGCGGCGCCGGGCGGCGACTCCCGCCAGGTCCCGGAGCTGCCCGCCAAGAACGGCGGCATCCTGTCGACCATGCCCGGCGGTGACTACGGCTACCTCCAGGGCACCTCGATGGCCAGCCCGCACGTCGCCGGTGTCGTGGCGCTCCTGAAGAGCACCCACCCGAAGTCCAGCCCGCAGGAGATCCAGTGGCTCCTGAAGATGCAGGCTGACAACCCGGGCTGCCCGACCGCCGACAAGACGTGCACCGGTACTCAGCACGTCAACGGCCACTACGGCTACGGCATCGTGGACGCGCTGGACGCGGTCCAGGACTGA
- the fabG gene encoding 3-oxoacyl-[acyl-carrier-protein] reductase: MSRSVLVTGGNRGIGLAIARAFAEAGDKVAITYRSGEPPEGFLAVKCDITDAEQVEQAYKEIEEKQGAVEVLVANAGVTRDQLLMRMSEEDFASVLDTNLTGTFRVVKRANRGMLRARKGRVVLISSVVGLLGSAGQANYAASKAGLVGFARSLARELGSRNITVNVVAPGFVDTDMTRALTDEQREGIVKQVPLARYAQPEEIAASVRFLASDEAAYITGAVIPVDGGLGMGH; this comes from the coding sequence TTGAGCCGCTCGGTTCTGGTCACCGGAGGCAACCGCGGCATTGGCCTCGCCATCGCCCGGGCCTTCGCCGAGGCAGGCGACAAGGTCGCCATCACCTACCGCTCGGGGGAGCCGCCCGAGGGATTTTTGGCCGTGAAGTGCGACATCACGGACGCTGAGCAGGTCGAGCAGGCCTACAAGGAGATCGAGGAGAAGCAGGGCGCGGTCGAGGTGCTGGTGGCCAACGCCGGCGTCACCCGCGACCAGCTGCTGATGCGGATGTCCGAGGAGGACTTCGCCTCGGTGCTCGACACCAACCTCACCGGTACGTTCCGGGTGGTCAAGCGCGCCAACCGCGGGATGCTGCGGGCGCGCAAGGGCCGCGTCGTGCTGATCTCGTCCGTCGTGGGCCTGCTGGGCTCCGCGGGCCAGGCGAACTACGCCGCCTCCAAGGCGGGCCTGGTGGGCTTCGCCCGCTCGCTCGCCCGCGAGCTGGGCAGCCGTAACATCACCGTCAACGTCGTCGCGCCCGGTTTCGTCGACACCGACATGACCCGTGCGCTCACCGACGAGCAGCGGGAGGGCATCGTGAAGCAGGTGCCGCTCGCGCGCTACGCGCAGCCCGAGGAGATCGCCGCCTCGGTCCGCTTCCTGGCCTCCGACGAGGCCGCGTACATCACCGGAGCCGTCATTCCCGTCGACGGCGGATTGGGCATGGGTCACTGA
- a CDS encoding GlsB/YeaQ/YmgE family stress response membrane protein: MTWLWAIIVGLVLGLIAKAILPGKQAIPLWLTVICGMLGSVLGNWLATGIGVNDTKGVDWTRHVLQLVGAVIVVAIGDRLWAAVRGRHRETT, from the coding sequence ATGACTTGGTTGTGGGCAATCATCGTGGGCCTGGTCCTGGGCCTGATCGCCAAGGCGATTCTTCCCGGCAAGCAGGCGATCCCGCTCTGGCTGACCGTGATCTGCGGCATGCTCGGCAGCGTCCTGGGCAACTGGCTCGCCACCGGTATCGGGGTCAACGACACCAAGGGCGTCGACTGGACACGGCACGTGCTGCAGCTGGTCGGCGCGGTCATCGTGGTCGCCATCGGTGACCGGCTCTGGGCCGCCGTACGCGGCCGGCACAGAGAAACGACCTGA
- a CDS encoding DUF485 domain-containing protein, with amino-acid sequence MSTAPPPTDPGPPRPPDFTAVQAGPEFGELRRSYRSFAFPLTVAFILWYLLYVLLSSYAGGFMGTKVFGNVNVAFVLGIAQFVTTFLIAWWYSRHAAAKLDPKAEAIKARLEGDA; translated from the coding sequence GTGAGCACCGCACCGCCGCCCACCGACCCGGGGCCGCCCCGGCCGCCGGACTTCACCGCGGTCCAGGCAGGCCCGGAATTCGGCGAACTGCGCCGCTCGTACCGGTCGTTCGCCTTTCCGCTCACTGTCGCCTTCATCCTCTGGTACCTGCTGTACGTGCTGCTCTCCAGCTACGCGGGCGGCTTCATGGGCACCAAGGTCTTCGGCAACGTCAACGTCGCCTTCGTCCTCGGTATCGCGCAGTTCGTGACCACCTTCCTCATCGCCTGGTGGTACTCCCGGCACGCCGCCGCCAAGCTCGACCCGAAGGCCGAGGCGATCAAGGCCCGCCTGGAGGGTGACGCATGA
- the moaA gene encoding GTP 3',8-cyclase MoaA produces the protein MLIDTYGRVATDLRVSLTDRCNLRCTYCMPEEGLQWLAKPDLLTDDEIVRLIRIAVTDLGIEEVRFTGGEPLLRPGLVGIVERVAALEPRPQMSLTTNGIGLERTATALRAAGLDRVNVSLDTLRPDVFRALTRRKRHEDVLRGLEAARAAGLTPVKVNSVLMPGLNDDEAPDLLAWAIAHDYELRFIEQMPLDAQHGWKREGMITAGDILASLRTRFTLTPEGQEERGSAPAERWLVDGGPHRVGVIASVTRPFCRACDRTRLTADGQVRTCLFATEETDLRAALRSTAPDAEIARIWKQAMWGKKAGSGLDDPSFLQPERPMSAIGG, from the coding sequence GTGCTCATCGACACATACGGTCGCGTGGCCACCGACCTGCGCGTCTCGCTGACCGACCGGTGCAACCTGCGCTGCACCTACTGCATGCCCGAGGAGGGCCTGCAGTGGCTCGCCAAGCCGGACCTGCTCACCGACGACGAGATCGTCCGCCTGATCCGCATCGCGGTCACCGACCTCGGCATCGAGGAGGTCCGCTTCACCGGCGGGGAGCCCCTGCTGCGCCCCGGCCTGGTCGGCATCGTCGAGCGCGTCGCCGCCCTGGAGCCCCGCCCGCAGATGTCCCTGACCACCAACGGCATCGGCCTGGAGCGCACCGCCACCGCCCTGCGCGCCGCCGGCCTGGACCGCGTCAACGTCTCCCTCGATACGCTCCGCCCGGACGTCTTCCGCGCCCTGACCCGCCGCAAGCGCCACGAGGACGTGCTGCGCGGCCTGGAGGCGGCCCGCGCCGCCGGCCTCACCCCGGTCAAGGTCAACAGCGTCCTGATGCCGGGACTCAACGACGACGAGGCTCCCGACCTGCTGGCCTGGGCCATCGCCCACGACTACGAGCTGCGGTTCATCGAGCAGATGCCGCTCGACGCCCAGCACGGCTGGAAGCGCGAGGGCATGATCACCGCCGGTGACATCCTGGCCTCGCTGCGCACCCGCTTCACGCTCACCCCCGAGGGCCAGGAGGAGCGCGGCTCCGCCCCGGCCGAGCGCTGGCTCGTCGACGGCGGCCCGCACCGCGTCGGCGTCATCGCCTCGGTCACCCGCCCCTTCTGCCGCGCCTGCGACCGTACGCGTCTGACCGCCGACGGCCAGGTCCGTACGTGCCTGTTCGCCACCGAGGAAACGGACTTGCGCGCCGCGCTGCGCTCCACCGCGCCGGACGCGGAGATAGCCCGCATCTGGAAGCAGGCGATGTGGGGCAAGAAGGCCGGGTCGGGGCTGGACGACCCGTCGTTCCTTCAGCCGGAGCGGCCGATGTCGGCGATCGGCGGCTAG